Proteins encoded within one genomic window of Mustela erminea isolate mMusErm1 chromosome 21, mMusErm1.Pri, whole genome shotgun sequence:
- the DEFB108B gene encoding beta-defensin 108B: MRCGRALLAQTDRHTPPPQTAADGSARGLSEMRPSLLPPAGRLAALLVAALFLVSRVLPAGGRFKEVCERPNGSCQEFCIESEHQAGRCLNGQSCCLPMGNEPVIEPTTPKE; encoded by the exons ATGAGGTGCGGAAGGGCGCTTCTCgcccagacagacagacacacgcCGCCGCCCCAGACAGCCGCGGACGGAAGCGCTCGCGGCCTCTCGGAAATGCGGCCGAGCCTCCTCCCGCCGGCCGGGCGGCTCGCGGCCCTCCTCGTCGCCGCGCTCTTCCTCGTGAGCCGAGTGCTGCCAG CCGGGGGCAGATTCAAGGAGGTCTGTGAGCGTCCAAATGGCTCCTGCCAGGAATTTTGCATTGAATCCGAACACCAGGCGGGGAGATGTTTAAACGGCCAGTCGTGCTGCCTGCCCATGGGGAACGAGCCCGTCATCGAGCCGACCACACCCAAGGAATGA